From the Kitasatospora viridis genome, one window contains:
- a CDS encoding tetratricopeptide repeat protein, whose amino-acid sequence MHRLPIPEDVTGAEIDADVRQELMSLPKTLADDVARNLVMVARLLDTEPEEAYKFSRVALRLASRVPSVREAAGFASYMTQRYSEALTEFRAARRMTGRADLWPVMADCERGLGRPEKALAMAGEPEVKQLDKAGQVEMRLVAAGARGDMGQFDAAVVTLQSPELASNAVHPWTARLRYAYAEALIAAGRADESRDWFAKAAEADPEGSTNADERLAEIDGLEFVDALDPEAEELAEETAEEPVRRPAHDPRDEGTDKVIFEEDEDVEEFYDEDDLEIEEASAQEVDQIDRDREARRSERD is encoded by the coding sequence GTGCACCGCCTTCCGATCCCGGAGGACGTCACCGGTGCGGAGATCGACGCGGACGTGCGCCAGGAGCTGATGAGCCTGCCGAAGACGCTGGCCGACGACGTCGCCCGCAACCTGGTCATGGTGGCCCGCCTGCTCGACACCGAGCCGGAGGAGGCCTACAAGTTCTCCCGGGTCGCGCTGCGGCTCGCCTCCCGCGTGCCGTCCGTCCGGGAGGCCGCCGGCTTCGCCTCCTACATGACCCAGCGTTACTCGGAGGCGCTGACCGAGTTCCGCGCCGCCCGCCGGATGACCGGCCGTGCCGACCTGTGGCCGGTCATGGCCGACTGCGAGCGCGGCCTGGGCCGCCCGGAGAAGGCGCTGGCGATGGCCGGCGAGCCCGAGGTCAAGCAGCTGGACAAGGCCGGCCAGGTCGAGATGCGCCTGGTCGCGGCCGGTGCCCGCGGCGACATGGGCCAGTTCGACGCCGCCGTGGTCACCCTGCAGAGCCCGGAGCTGGCCTCCAACGCGGTGCACCCGTGGACCGCCCGCCTGCGCTACGCCTACGCCGAGGCGCTGATCGCCGCCGGCCGCGCCGACGAGTCCCGCGACTGGTTCGCCAAGGCGGCCGAGGCCGACCCGGAGGGCAGCACCAACGCCGACGAGCGCCTGGCCGAGATCGACGGCCTGGAGTTCGTGGACGCGCTGGACCCCGAGGCCGAGGAGCTCGCCGAGGAGACTGCCGAGGAGCCGGTCCGCCGTCCCGCCCACGACCCCCGCGACGAGGGCACCGACAAGGTGATCTTCGAGGAGGACGAGGACGTCGAGGAGTTCTACGACGAGGACGACCTGGAGATCGAGGAGGCCTCGGCCCAGGAGGTCGACCAGATCGACCGGGACCGCGAGGCCCGTCGCTCCGAGCGCGACTGA